A single genomic interval of Ramlibacter sp. harbors:
- a CDS encoding SDR family oxidoreductase: MQVVTYRFNFCRRRVLSHSHSKVILVTGASRGIGAATALLAAREGYAVAVNYTANAAAAQAVAAQITGAGGTAITVQADVADEAQVLAMFAQVDATLGRLTALVNNAGVVDVSQRVDEMSLQRLRRMFDINVIGSMLCAREAVRRMSTRHGGAGGAIVNVSSAASRLGSPGQYVDYAAAKGAIDAFTLGLAKEVAAEGIRVNAVRPGLIETDIHASGGLPDRVRDLAHQVPMQRGGTADEVAQAIAWLLSPGASYTTMSLLDVSGGR, translated from the coding sequence ATGCAGGTTGTAACTTACCGGTTCAATTTCTGCAGGAGGCGGGTTTTGTCGCACAGCCACAGCAAGGTGATTCTGGTCACCGGCGCAAGCCGGGGCATTGGCGCGGCCACGGCCCTGCTGGCGGCCCGCGAGGGCTACGCGGTGGCCGTCAACTACACCGCCAACGCGGCCGCGGCCCAGGCCGTGGCCGCGCAGATCACGGGCGCCGGCGGCACGGCCATCACGGTGCAGGCCGATGTGGCCGACGAGGCCCAGGTGCTGGCCATGTTCGCGCAGGTGGACGCGACGCTCGGCCGGCTCACCGCACTGGTCAACAACGCCGGCGTGGTCGACGTCAGCCAGCGCGTGGACGAGATGAGCCTGCAGCGGCTGCGCCGCATGTTCGACATCAATGTGATCGGCTCGATGCTGTGCGCGCGCGAAGCCGTGCGCCGCATGAGCACGCGCCACGGCGGCGCGGGCGGCGCCATCGTCAACGTGTCCAGCGCGGCCTCGCGCCTGGGCTCACCGGGCCAGTACGTGGACTACGCGGCGGCCAAGGGCGCGATCGACGCCTTCACGCTGGGCCTGGCCAAGGAGGTGGCGGCCGAGGGCATCCGCGTCAACGCGGTGCGCCCGGGCCTGATCGAGACCGACATCCACGCCTCGGGCGGCCTGCCCGACCGCGTGCGTGACCTGGCCCACCAGGTGCCGATGCAGCGCGGCGGCACGGCCGACGAGGTGGCCCAGGCCATTGCCTGGCTGCTCTCGCCCGGGGCCAGCTACACCACCATGTCATTGCTGGACGTTTCCGGAGGACGCTGA
- a CDS encoding membrane integrity-associated transporter subunit PqiC encodes MKFIAHCGRQSWTPALLGLIFGGAALLSACAGPDRPTRATLYDFGPGVTAPQPATRIAPLPPVALGDIEAGGALDGTAMLYRLAYADANELRPYAQARWSAPPAQLVRQRLRELLGQRRPVLNVGEGAAITRSGGQAPLVLRLELEEFSQVFESPAVSQGVIRLRATAAENTPSGEKLLAQRSVVVRRPAPSADAPGGVQALTAATEAAAQEIAQWLQQLR; translated from the coding sequence ATGAAATTCATAGCACACTGTGGCCGCCAGTCCTGGACTCCAGCCCTGTTGGGCCTGATTTTTGGGGGCGCGGCCCTGTTGTCGGCCTGCGCCGGGCCTGACCGGCCCACGCGGGCCACGCTCTACGACTTCGGCCCGGGCGTGACCGCGCCCCAGCCCGCGACCCGCATCGCGCCGCTGCCCCCGGTGGCGCTGGGCGACATCGAGGCCGGCGGCGCGCTCGACGGCACCGCCATGCTCTACCGGCTGGCCTACGCCGACGCCAACGAGCTGCGCCCCTATGCCCAGGCCCGCTGGAGCGCGCCACCCGCGCAGCTGGTGCGCCAGCGCCTGCGCGAGCTGCTGGGCCAGCGCCGGCCCGTGCTCAATGTGGGCGAGGGCGCGGCCATCACCCGCAGCGGCGGCCAGGCCCCGCTGGTGCTGCGGCTGGAGCTGGAGGAGTTCAGCCAGGTGTTCGAGTCGCCGGCCGTAAGCCAGGGCGTGATCCGCCTGCGCGCCACGGCCGCCGAAAACACCCCGTCGGGCGAGAAGCTGCTGGCCCAGCGCAGCGTGGTGGTTCGCCGGCCCGCGCCCAGCGCCGATGCGCCGGGTGGCGTCCAGGCCCTGACGGCGGCCACCGAGGCCGCGGCGCAGGAGATCGCCCAATGGCTGCAGCAACTGCGCTGA
- a CDS encoding ABC transporter permease, whose protein sequence is MEETTPRTETQDAQGRTQTRVLGDWTAARFAQPGVLQKARADLQRSAAGAAWDLQGAGQLDHVGAQVLWNHWGRKWPDEIEAAPGQRAVLERVAQFTVALPPRARLTLRGHYLAFGAVLLQVLRHVRGFVRLMGQLLLNLIRLARAPHDGPWRDVSSHLYGIGATAMPITALVGFLIGVVLAYLTSQQLKQFGADAYIVNILGVSLIRELGPMLAAILIAGRSGSSITAQIGVMRVTEELDAMRVMGISHSFRLVMPRALALAVAMPLISVWTTLAALAGGMLSADLSMGITPQYFFNALPQAASINNLYLASAKSVVFGIMIALVGCHYGLRVKPNTQSLGEGTTASVVTSITAVILVDALFAVLFKDVGV, encoded by the coding sequence ATGGAGGAAACCACACCGCGCACCGAAACACAGGACGCCCAGGGCCGCACGCAGACCCGCGTGCTTGGCGACTGGACGGCCGCCCGGTTCGCGCAGCCCGGTGTGCTGCAGAAGGCGCGCGCCGACCTGCAGCGCAGCGCCGCCGGGGCGGCCTGGGACCTGCAGGGCGCCGGCCAGCTGGACCACGTGGGCGCGCAGGTGCTGTGGAACCACTGGGGCCGCAAGTGGCCCGACGAGATCGAGGCCGCGCCGGGCCAGCGCGCCGTGCTGGAGCGCGTGGCCCAGTTCACGGTGGCGCTGCCGCCCCGCGCGCGGCTCACGCTGCGCGGCCACTACCTGGCCTTTGGGGCCGTCCTGCTGCAGGTGCTGCGCCATGTGCGCGGCTTTGTGCGGCTCATGGGGCAGCTGCTGCTCAACCTGATCCGGCTGGCCCGGGCGCCCCACGACGGCCCCTGGCGCGATGTGTCCAGCCACCTGTATGGCATTGGCGCCACCGCCATGCCGATCACGGCCCTGGTGGGCTTTCTCATCGGCGTGGTGCTGGCGTATCTCACCTCGCAGCAGCTCAAGCAGTTTGGCGCTGACGCCTACATCGTCAACATCCTGGGCGTGTCGCTGATCCGGGAGCTGGGCCCCATGCTCGCGGCCATCCTGATCGCGGGGCGCTCGGGCTCGTCCATCACCGCGCAGATCGGCGTGATGCGCGTGACCGAGGAGCTTGACGCCATGCGGGTCATGGGCATTTCGCACAGCTTCCGGCTGGTCATGCCGCGGGCGCTGGCGCTGGCCGTGGCCATGCCGCTGATCAGCGTCTGGACCACGCTGGCGGCGCTGGCCGGCGGCATGCTCTCGGCCGACCTGTCCATGGGCATCACGCCGCAGTATTTCTTCAACGCCCTGCCGCAGGCCGCCAGCATCAACAACCTGTACCTGGCCAGCGCCAAGTCGGTGGTGTTCGGCATCATGATCGCGCTGGTGGGCTGCCACTACGGGCTGCGCGTCAAGCCCAACACCCAGAGCCTGGGCGAGGGCACCACGGCCTCGGTGGTGACCTCGATCACCGCGGTGATCCTGGTGGACGCGCTGTTTGCCGTGCTGTTCAAGGACGTGGGCGTATGA
- a CDS encoding cyclic nucleotide-binding domain-containing protein, with the protein MAAATALNPGLAPGGRCGNLSQRPDLLAQSALLQDFSPAEADVLGAAMALVRACPGQVLIAEGTVDDWMMLLLSGTVDVTKRRVAVPGEPAAAGGAGPDQGGDPRGAARLAVLRPGAVIGEMSMLDGEPRYATCVAIDEVEAAVLTREAVARLIGEHPAVGAKLLVKITQLLAQRLRNTSNQLIKSIQNRGAGNLTT; encoded by the coding sequence ATGGCTGCAGCAACTGCGCTGAACCCCGGGCTGGCGCCCGGCGGCCGCTGTGGCAACCTGTCGCAGCGCCCGGACCTGCTTGCGCAGTCGGCGTTGCTGCAGGACTTCAGCCCGGCCGAGGCCGATGTGCTGGGCGCCGCCATGGCCCTGGTGCGGGCCTGCCCCGGCCAGGTGCTGATTGCCGAGGGCACGGTGGACGACTGGATGATGCTGCTGCTGTCCGGCACGGTGGATGTGACCAAGCGCCGCGTGGCGGTCCCGGGCGAGCCCGCCGCCGCGGGTGGGGCCGGGCCGGACCAGGGCGGCGACCCCCGGGGCGCGGCGCGGCTGGCCGTGCTGCGCCCGGGCGCCGTGATCGGCGAGATGTCCATGCTCGACGGCGAGCCGCGCTACGCCACCTGCGTGGCGATTGACGAGGTCGAGGCCGCCGTGCTCACGCGCGAGGCCGTGGCGCGGCTGATTGGCGAACACCCCGCGGTGGGCGCCAAGCTGCTGGTCAAGATCACCCAGCTGCTGGCGCAGCGGCTGCGCAACACCAGCAATCAGCTGATCAAGTCGATTCAGAACAGGGGCGCGGGCAACTTGACCACGTAG
- a CDS encoding esterase-like activity of phytase family protein, with translation MKLPARSVLSTLVLGLGLAACGGGDDFQYPGEGGTSLPYAVMQKVANAEGTEIRNGGFGSAMAGHPTQPGYFYAMTDRGPNAATAAGVTPSGIIFLMPEYTPRIGLFRLTSQGKAELVSTLLLKDPKGRPITGLPNKNFGATGETPYNLDGSVVLLDPDGDGIKGYDESGLDSEGLAAMQDGSFWVSDEYGPHIVHFDATGKEIERINPFAADPRNKAGRTLPAELATRWPNRGMEGLAITPDGKTLVGIMQSNLYNPSSAIGSINLARIVTINLETGATAQYLYRQDAAGLANSEIVALGATSFLVVERDTGFFGITAGTVRKNIYRIDLAKATNVDKSNSALLAGNASLSSSTGNGLLLAGKTLEQTIKDGGTAGNFAAGWDQLAAAGMQPVTKTLVYDAVASQSYPHDKMEGLWVIDANRLAIINDDDFAIAPDNTGGVKQKKLSGGQVDSNMLYVVKLPAPLF, from the coding sequence ATGAAACTCCCTGCCCGCTCTGTTCTGTCCACCCTTGTGCTCGGCCTGGGCCTGGCCGCCTGTGGTGGTGGCGATGATTTCCAGTACCCCGGCGAGGGCGGCACCAGCCTGCCCTACGCCGTGATGCAGAAGGTGGCCAACGCCGAGGGCACCGAGATCCGCAATGGCGGCTTTGGCTCGGCCATGGCGGGCCACCCCACGCAGCCGGGCTACTTCTACGCCATGACCGACCGGGGCCCGAACGCGGCCACGGCCGCGGGCGTGACGCCCTCGGGCATCATTTTTCTCATGCCCGAATACACCCCGCGCATTGGCCTGTTCAGGCTCACCAGCCAGGGCAAGGCCGAACTGGTCAGCACCCTCCTGCTCAAGGACCCCAAGGGCCGCCCCATCACGGGCCTGCCCAACAAGAACTTTGGCGCCACCGGCGAGACGCCCTACAACCTGGACGGCAGCGTGGTGCTGCTGGACCCGGACGGTGACGGCATCAAGGGCTACGACGAAAGCGGCCTGGACTCCGAAGGCCTGGCGGCCATGCAGGACGGCAGCTTCTGGGTCAGCGACGAATACGGCCCGCACATCGTGCATTTCGACGCCACGGGCAAGGAGATCGAGCGCATCAACCCGTTCGCCGCCGACCCCCGCAACAAGGCCGGCCGCACGCTGCCCGCCGAGCTGGCCACGCGCTGGCCCAACCGCGGCATGGAAGGCCTGGCCATCACGCCCGACGGCAAGACGCTGGTGGGCATCATGCAGTCCAACCTGTACAACCCGAGCAGCGCCATCGGCAGCATCAACCTCGCGCGCATCGTCACCATCAACCTCGAGACCGGCGCCACCGCGCAGTACCTGTACCGCCAGGACGCCGCTGGCCTGGCCAACTCCGAGATCGTGGCGCTGGGCGCGACCAGCTTCCTGGTGGTGGAGCGTGACACCGGCTTCTTCGGCATCACCGCGGGCACGGTGCGCAAGAACATCTACAGGATCGACCTGGCCAAGGCCACCAACGTGGACAAGTCCAACAGCGCGCTGCTGGCCGGCAACGCGAGCCTGAGCTCCAGCACGGGCAACGGCCTGCTGCTGGCCGGCAAGACCCTGGAGCAGACCATCAAGGACGGTGGCACGGCGGGCAACTTTGCCGCGGGCTGGGACCAGCTGGCCGCGGCCGGCATGCAGCCCGTGACCAAGACGCTGGTGTACGACGCCGTGGCCTCGCAGAGTTACCCGCACGACAAGATGGAAGGCCTGTGGGTGATCGACGCCAACCGCCTGGCCATCATCAACGACGACGACTTCGCGATCGCGCCCGACAACACCGGTGGCGTGAAGCAGAAGAAGCTGTCGGGCGGCCAGGTCGACAGCAACATGCTCTACGTGGTCAAGTTGCCCGCGCCCCTGTTCTGA
- a CDS encoding MCE family protein, protein MENKAHALAAGIFVLVASALLAALAVWLTSDKGTYDLYEISTRETVTGLQAQAPVRYRGVDVGKVASIGFDPQTPGNVLMRLQVAREAPMNQSTFATLSFQGVTGLAFVQLDDKGQPGAPLVPNDEQPPRIPLKPGLLSELAEKSKSILEKVEQATTRLSDVLAPDNQKRLATALENTGRAADSVAALSSRMQGVLDAQLGPQRVDIPLLVKDVSATMKSLQATSQSAGVALDEVTRTARRLNEKDGPIDRLAEGTEALSAAADSFNAATLPRINQVTDDTARAARRLSRTVNAINDNPQSLIFGNGAAVPGPGEPGFNAPGVAR, encoded by the coding sequence ATGGAAAACAAGGCCCACGCCCTCGCCGCCGGCATCTTCGTGCTGGTGGCCAGCGCCCTGCTGGCGGCCCTGGCTGTCTGGCTCACCAGCGACAAGGGCACCTACGACCTCTACGAGATTTCCACCCGCGAAACCGTCACGGGGCTGCAGGCCCAGGCGCCCGTGCGCTACCGCGGGGTGGACGTGGGCAAGGTCGCCAGCATCGGCTTCGACCCGCAGACCCCCGGCAACGTGCTGATGCGCCTGCAGGTGGCGCGCGAGGCGCCCATGAACCAGTCCACCTTTGCCACGCTGAGCTTCCAGGGGGTGACGGGGCTGGCCTTCGTGCAGCTGGATGACAAGGGCCAGCCCGGCGCGCCGCTGGTGCCCAATGACGAGCAGCCGCCGCGCATCCCGCTCAAGCCCGGCCTGCTCAGCGAACTGGCCGAAAAGAGCAAATCCATTCTTGAGAAAGTCGAGCAGGCGACCACGCGGCTCAGCGACGTGCTGGCGCCCGACAACCAGAAGCGCCTGGCCACGGCGCTGGAGAACACCGGCCGCGCCGCCGACAGCGTGGCCGCCCTGTCCAGCCGGATGCAGGGGGTGCTGGACGCGCAGCTCGGCCCGCAGCGCGTGGATATCCCGCTGCTGGTCAAGGACGTGTCGGCCACCATGAAGTCGCTGCAGGCCACCTCCCAGAGTGCCGGCGTCGCGCTGGACGAGGTCACGCGCACGGCCCGCCGCCTCAACGAAAAGGATGGCCCGATCGACCGGCTCGCCGAAGGCACCGAGGCGCTGTCGGCGGCGGCCGACTCGTTCAACGCCGCCACGCTGCCGCGCATCAACCAGGTGACCGACGACACCGCGCGCGCCGCGCGGCGCCTGAGCCGCACCGTCAATGCCATCAATGACAACCCGCAATCGCTGATCTTTGGCAACGGGGCGGCCGTTCCTGGCCCCGGCGAGCCCGGATTCAACGCCCCTGGAGTGGCCCGATGA
- a CDS encoding DUF1446 domain-containing protein, translating into MGADKAAGKVVRIGGASGFWGDSSVAAPQLVARGQVDYLVFDYLAELTMSILAAARAKNPELGYATDFVTVTLKAILQDVVARNIRVISNAGGVNPQACAQAIRALAAEQGLSVKVAVVLGDDVTPLLAQLRGEDVRELQSGAPLPDKVLTANAYLGALPVKRALDEGAQIVVTGRCVDSAVTLGALMHEFGWADDDHDRLAQGSLAGHIIECGCQATGGLHTDWDSVPDWAHIGYPVIECHADGHFVTTKPEGTGGLVNCAVIAEQMLYEIGDPQRYLLPDVVCDFTQVTLRQLGEHRVQVQGARGRPPGPAYKVSSTYMDGFRCTAQLTIVGQDAARKARRTGEAILARTRELFAQAGLGDYSRSHIEVLGSEAGNFGPQARTADVREVVLQVAVMHPHKAALELFAREIAPAGTSWSPGTTGAAGRPSPSPCIKQFAFLLDKSRLQPVVDLEGVLHAVPVPDAARPGPARPPAPAAPDPRGPAAASPDLPAADQREVPLIELAWARSGDKGNSSNIGVIARRPEWLPLLRAQLTEARVADWLGHLVQGPVTRHDVPGIHAMNFVCEQALDGGGMASLRNDPLGKGMAQILLTMPVRVPPGLLP; encoded by the coding sequence ATGGGCGCGGACAAGGCAGCAGGCAAGGTGGTGAGGATAGGCGGCGCCTCGGGCTTCTGGGGCGACAGCAGCGTGGCCGCGCCGCAGCTGGTGGCCAGGGGCCAGGTCGACTACCTGGTGTTTGATTACCTGGCCGAGCTCACCATGTCCATCCTGGCCGCCGCGCGCGCCAAGAACCCTGAACTGGGCTATGCCACCGACTTTGTGACGGTGACGCTAAAGGCCATCCTGCAAGACGTGGTAGCCCGCAACATCCGCGTCATCAGCAACGCGGGTGGAGTCAACCCCCAGGCCTGCGCGCAGGCGATTCGCGCGCTTGCCGCCGAGCAGGGCCTGAGCGTCAAGGTGGCGGTGGTGCTGGGAGACGACGTCACCCCGTTGCTCGCCCAATTGCGCGGCGAGGACGTGCGCGAACTGCAAAGTGGCGCGCCTCTGCCCGACAAGGTGCTGACCGCCAACGCCTATCTGGGAGCCCTGCCGGTCAAGCGCGCGCTCGACGAAGGCGCGCAGATTGTCGTGACCGGGCGCTGCGTGGACAGCGCCGTGACGCTGGGCGCGTTGATGCACGAATTCGGCTGGGCCGATGACGACCACGACCGGCTGGCCCAGGGCAGCCTGGCCGGCCACATCATCGAGTGCGGCTGCCAGGCCACAGGCGGCCTGCACACCGACTGGGACAGCGTGCCCGACTGGGCCCACATCGGCTACCCGGTGATCGAATGCCACGCCGACGGCCATTTCGTGACCACCAAGCCCGAAGGCACGGGCGGCCTGGTGAACTGCGCGGTGATTGCCGAGCAGATGCTCTACGAGATCGGCGACCCGCAACGCTACCTGCTGCCCGACGTGGTCTGCGATTTCACGCAGGTCACACTGCGGCAGCTGGGCGAGCACCGGGTCCAGGTGCAGGGCGCGCGCGGGCGGCCGCCGGGGCCGGCCTACAAGGTTTCGTCCACCTACATGGACGGGTTTCGCTGCACCGCGCAGCTCACCATCGTGGGCCAGGACGCGGCCCGCAAGGCCCGGCGCACGGGCGAGGCCATCCTCGCCCGGACGCGCGAGCTGTTTGCGCAGGCGGGCCTGGGGGACTACAGCCGCAGCCACATCGAGGTGCTGGGCAGCGAGGCCGGCAATTTCGGCCCGCAGGCGCGGACAGCGGACGTGCGCGAGGTGGTGCTGCAGGTCGCGGTGATGCACCCCCACAAGGCCGCGCTCGAGCTGTTCGCGCGCGAGATCGCCCCCGCCGGCACCAGCTGGTCACCGGGCACCACGGGCGCGGCCGGCCGCCCCAGCCCCTCGCCCTGCATCAAGCAGTTTGCCTTCCTGCTCGACAAGTCCCGTCTTCAGCCCGTGGTGGACCTGGAAGGGGTGCTGCACGCGGTGCCCGTGCCAGACGCGGCGCGGCCCGGCCCCGCCCGCCCGCCAGCGCCAGCCGCGCCTGATCCGCGGGGCCCCGCGGCCGCGTCGCCAGACCTGCCGGCTGCAGACCAGCGCGAAGTCCCGCTGATCGAACTGGCCTGGGCCCGCAGCGGCGACAAGGGCAACTCCTCCAACATCGGCGTCATTGCGCGCCGCCCCGAGTGGCTGCCCCTGCTGCGCGCGCAGCTCACCGAAGCCCGGGTGGCCGACTGGCTGGGCCACCTGGTCCAGGGCCCGGTGACGCGCCACGACGTGCCGGGCATCCACGCGATGAACTTTGTCTGTGAACAGGCGCTGGATGGCGGCGGCATGGCCAGCCTGCGCAACGACCCGCTGGGCAAGGGCATGGCGCAGATTCTGTTGACGATGCCGGTGCGGGTTCCGCCCGGCCTGTTGCCCTAA
- a CDS encoding enoyl-CoA hydratase/isomerase family protein, whose product MNADTPTQELRVEARGPTLWLTIQREERRNAMSHAVLAGMARAITTAQSDRSVRAIVITGAGSKAFCAGADLQAANAFTTDYSEPHGHLAQLLRVARASNVPLVARVNGACMAGGMGLLAMCDMAVAARHAIFGLPEVKVGVFPAQVLSVLQHLIPRRKLAELCLTGEALTSAQALDYGLVNHVDDDVDARLQWLLDRLLDKSPAAIRRGLYTMKKIEAMAFEESMSFTESQIALFTLTEDAKEGQAAFQQKRPPQWTGQ is encoded by the coding sequence ATGAATGCAGACACCCCGACCCAGGAGCTGCGCGTCGAGGCCCGCGGGCCGACGCTGTGGCTCACCATCCAGCGCGAGGAGCGGCGCAACGCCATGAGCCACGCGGTGCTGGCCGGCATGGCCCGGGCCATCACCACCGCGCAATCCGACCGGTCGGTGCGCGCCATCGTGATCACCGGCGCGGGCAGCAAGGCCTTTTGCGCCGGCGCCGACCTGCAGGCCGCGAATGCCTTCACCACCGACTACTCCGAGCCCCATGGCCACCTTGCACAGCTGCTGCGCGTGGCCCGCGCGAGCAACGTGCCGCTGGTGGCGCGGGTCAACGGGGCCTGCATGGCCGGGGGCATGGGCCTGCTGGCCATGTGCGACATGGCGGTGGCCGCCCGCCACGCCATCTTCGGCCTGCCCGAAGTGAAGGTGGGCGTGTTCCCCGCGCAGGTGCTCAGCGTGCTGCAGCACCTGATCCCGCGGCGCAAGCTGGCCGAGCTGTGCCTGACCGGCGAAGCGCTCACCTCGGCCCAGGCACTCGACTACGGGCTGGTCAACCACGTGGACGACGACGTGGACGCCAGGCTGCAGTGGCTGCTGGACCGCCTGCTGGACAAGTCGCCCGCCGCCATCCGCCGCGGCCTGTACACCATGAAGAAGATCGAGGCCATGGCATTTGAAGAGAGCATGAGCTTCACCGAAAGCCAGATTGCGCTGTTCACGCTGACCGAGGACGCCAAGGAAGGCCAGGCCGCGTTCCAGCAGAAGCGGCCACCACAATGGACGGGGCAGTGA
- a CDS encoding NAAT family transporter: MDFKPLITLLAIVNPLAIVPFFIHYTEGFDRAQRRKTIRTAAFSAFVVIATSALLGLKILEFFGISLASFQVGGGMLLLMSALNMLNAQPAEAKPQTNEMEEGAEKAARGASIAVVPLTIPLLTGPATMSTVVIYAEKARTFIQLGTLVGYGVVIGLATALCFSLANPIARVLGKTGINVMTRLMGLILAALAVEVMADGLTKLFPALLR; encoded by the coding sequence ATGGATTTCAAGCCCCTGATCACGCTGCTGGCCATCGTCAACCCGCTGGCCATCGTGCCGTTCTTCATCCACTACACCGAGGGCTTTGACCGGGCCCAGCGGCGCAAGACCATCCGCACCGCGGCCTTCAGCGCCTTTGTGGTGATTGCCACCAGCGCGCTGCTGGGCCTGAAGATCCTCGAGTTCTTCGGCATCTCGCTGGCGAGCTTCCAGGTGGGCGGCGGCATGCTGCTGCTCATGAGCGCGCTCAACATGCTCAACGCCCAGCCGGCCGAGGCCAAGCCCCAGACCAACGAGATGGAAGAAGGCGCCGAGAAGGCCGCGCGCGGCGCCAGCATTGCCGTGGTGCCGCTGACCATTCCGCTGCTTACCGGCCCGGCCACCATGTCCACCGTGGTGATCTATGCCGAGAAGGCCCGCACCTTCATCCAGCTCGGCACCCTGGTGGGCTATGGCGTGGTGATCGGCCTGGCCACGGCGCTGTGCTTCTCGCTGGCCAACCCGATTGCCCGGGTGCTGGGCAAGACCGGCATCAATGTCATGACCCGGCTCATGGGCCTGATCCTGGCCGCGCTGGCCGTGGAAGTGATGGCCGACGGGCTGACCAAGCTGTTTCCCGCGCTGCTCCGCTGA
- a CDS encoding MaoC family dehydratase has translation MARTPDIYWEDLLPGTVRDLGSVTTTAEAMIAFAQQFDPQPFHVDEQAGQASIFGGLCASGWFTCSVAMRLLVDNLFRYCAYMGSPGTESIKWLKPVYPGDTLSLRFTVLDSRPLRRRLDVGMVHATYELFNQEGAKVLEVENYIMVGRRHPGEAPTEQGA, from the coding sequence ATGGCCCGAACCCCCGACATCTACTGGGAAGACCTGCTGCCCGGCACCGTGCGCGACCTGGGCAGCGTCACCACCACGGCCGAGGCCATGATCGCCTTTGCCCAGCAGTTCGACCCGCAGCCCTTCCACGTGGACGAACAGGCCGGGCAGGCGTCGATCTTCGGCGGCCTGTGCGCCAGCGGCTGGTTCACCTGCAGCGTGGCCATGCGGCTGCTGGTGGACAACCTGTTCAGGTACTGCGCCTACATGGGGTCGCCCGGCACCGAAAGCATCAAGTGGCTCAAGCCGGTCTACCCGGGCGACACGCTGTCGCTGCGCTTCACCGTGCTCGACTCGCGGCCCCTGCGCCGGCGCCTGGACGTGGGCATGGTCCACGCCACCTACGAGCTGTTCAACCAGGAGGGCGCCAAGGTGCTTGAGGTGGAGAACTACATCATGGTCGGGCGCCGCCACCCCGGGGAAGCCCCCACCGAACAGGGCGCCTGA
- a CDS encoding ATP-binding cassette domain-containing protein, giving the protein MSDAANVIEIRGLWTEFSSPERTSVVHKDLDLSVQRGEVLSLVGGSGTGKTVLLRQILGLETPSRGTVSVLGHPPGGMGDKGAASRVGMLFQHGALFSAFSVLDNIAFPLRELQTLPPDLIRDAALVKLQMVGLGPEHADKMPSDLSGGMIKRVALARALVMDPPLLLLDEPTSGLDPESSDGFVTLLRSLHRDLGLTVVMVTHDLDTLFELSTRIAVLADQRVIVNAPPREVIAFPHPFIHHFFLGERGQRAMELLREYPFAV; this is encoded by the coding sequence ATGAGCGACGCCGCCAACGTCATCGAGATCCGCGGGCTGTGGACCGAGTTCAGCTCGCCCGAGCGCACCAGCGTGGTCCACAAGGACCTGGACCTGAGCGTGCAGCGCGGCGAGGTGCTGTCGCTGGTGGGCGGCTCGGGCACCGGCAAGACCGTGCTGCTGCGCCAGATCCTGGGGCTGGAGACGCCCTCGCGCGGCACGGTGAGCGTGCTGGGCCATCCGCCCGGCGGCATGGGCGACAAGGGCGCCGCGAGCCGCGTGGGCATGCTGTTCCAGCACGGCGCGCTGTTCTCGGCCTTCAGCGTGCTCGACAACATCGCGTTTCCGCTGCGCGAACTGCAGACCCTGCCGCCCGACCTGATCCGTGACGCGGCGCTGGTCAAGCTGCAGATGGTGGGGCTGGGCCCCGAGCATGCCGACAAGATGCCCAGCGACCTGTCGGGCGGCATGATCAAGCGCGTGGCGCTGGCGCGGGCGCTGGTCATGGACCCGCCGCTGCTGCTGCTGGACGAACCCACCTCGGGGCTGGACCCGGAAAGCTCTGACGGCTTTGTCACGCTGCTGCGCTCGCTGCACCGCGACCTGGGCCTGACCGTGGTCATGGTCACGCACGACCTGGACACCCTGTTTGAGCTGAGCACGCGCATCGCGGTGCTGGCCGACCAGCGCGTGATCGTGAATGCCCCGCCGCGCGAGGTGATTGCCTTCCCCCATCCCTTCATTCACCATTTTTTCCTGGGCGAGCGGGGCCAGCGCGCCATGGAATTGCTGCGCGAATACCCGTTCGCCGTGTAG